The genome window AGACCCTGCGACTATTTACCAGATTTCACAAAGCGGCAAATGAAATTCGCCTACAGTTTCCAAGGCAAGAAGTCGTTAATTTGCCCAGTACAGGTAAGAGGTACTTAGTAACATAAAGAGTGGTCTGGTTATAAATAACACTTAtaattaacataagctcacgactctgTCCAAGTAACGGTAGTCAGaagaacatccatcgcaagatgaactaagaacacactcctcaccgagctttctgttacaatGTTACATTTGCTTTGTTTAGATAAAATGTGTGCCTTACAATTTGGACGAATGTGGCGTATGTGGGTGTTCCTGCTCAGCCCAGGGCGACTATTGGCAATTTGAAGACCGCATCTTCCTCTGCAGGAAGCATTACACAAGGCTCTTCAAACATTGCCTTGCCAGGTTCCAAGGAGTCAGACTTTCAGATTTTAAGGTATTTGCATAgcgtttaattttatattttgctttgacttattatttttttacgtttattAACGATGTTTATCTTTTTGCAGCCAGTTAGAGATTGCTTCTTTGCTCACGCTCACAACAGCTGCAAAGCAGCACTCAAGATAATGAAGAGCGAGGAAATTATAAAGAAACTAAGAAAGGAAGCTTATTTAGATTTATACTTCCCGCTGAGACGGTTCTGCAACTACTGAGTGGACATATTAGAATATTCTTTTTAATAGTAGGTTTTGTCATGGCATGGTAggaatttgatatatttttttttgtaatggtaACACCCAATATCATCAATCATCTGACTGCGACAAGTGCCCGTGTTttcctacttatttattatttattttgataacgaATCGATACTGTGAGCTGCTTTCTGAGAAACCATGAAGCTGGAGTCAAATAATAAGATGATAAACAGTGACAGTGGGGCAGAGACACCAGAGGACGTGGTGGATCCGCGACAAAACGCAGAGGATATTATTGATGAGATTTTGGCGGAGTTCACAGAGTCCCGATCGCCGCCCGATGGGGTGCGGAATGGTAACGGAGTCCCTGAGAGTTTGTTCAGCATGATACAGCCGCCGCGGACGCGGACGCCCGCCAATTCATTATCCGAGACTGCCACCATTGACGATATCGACCCGGCGTCGGACCTCGGCACCTCCATCAGAAATAAGTGCTTAGAGCTGGAAGAGATTCTGCAGAGCCTTAAGTCACGACTAAACC of Pectinophora gossypiella chromosome 16, ilPecGoss1.1, whole genome shotgun sequence contains these proteins:
- the LOC126373889 gene encoding uncharacterized protein LOC126373889, giving the protein MKLESNNKMINSDSGAETPEDVVDPRQNAEDIIDEILAEFTESRSPPDGVRNGNGVPESLFSMIQPPRTRTPANSLSETATIDDIDPASDLGTSIRNKCLELEEILQSLKSRLNHVVLDENIVLSPEDNSLEAQLEHDMDTACQEDLSLQEFLELLHSQNNITPTGVQ